In Parasphingorhabdus halotolerans, a single window of DNA contains:
- the rplD gene encoding 50S ribosomal protein L4, whose protein sequence is MKHKVITLDGAKASGAKGDIELNDDVFGLEARADILHRVVNWQREKARGTARPTRERSDVARTGKKYGNQKGGGTARHGDRRAPIFVGGGKAHGARKRDFNPSLNKRVRALGLKMALSDKAKNDNLVILENLDVKEAKTKALIATISKLGFGKSALVMDGDAVNEAFSKASSNIPRLNVMPAAGANVYDILNHETLVLTRAAVEKLEARFNG, encoded by the coding sequence ATGAAACATAAGGTCATAACCCTCGACGGCGCCAAGGCCTCTGGAGCCAAAGGCGATATCGAATTGAACGATGACGTCTTCGGTCTGGAAGCGCGCGCGGACATCCTGCATCGTGTTGTCAACTGGCAGCGTGAAAAAGCCCGCGGTACGGCCCGTCCGACCCGCGAACGTAGCGATGTAGCACGTACCGGTAAAAAATATGGCAATCAAAAAGGCGGCGGTACTGCTCGTCACGGCGATCGCCGCGCTCCGATTTTTGTTGGCGGTGGTAAAGCCCATGGCGCACGCAAGAGGGATTTCAATCCTTCGCTGAACAAGCGTGTTCGTGCATTGGGTCTGAAAATGGCGCTGAGCGACAAGGCGAAGAACGACAATCTGGTCATTCTTGAAAATCTCGACGTAAAAGAAGCCAAGACGAAGGCGCTGATAGCGACAATTTCGAAACTGGGCTTTGGTAAATCTGCTCTGGTCATGGACGGCGATGCTGTGAACGAGGCTTTTTCAAAAGCATCTTCCAATATTCCGCGTCTGAACGTGATGCCAGCAGCTGGTGCCAATGTTTACGACATTTTGAACCACGAAACTCTGGTGCTGACACGCGCCGCAGTTGAAAAGCTGGAGGCGCGCTTCAATGGCTAA
- the rpmD gene encoding 50S ribosomal protein L30: MAKVKIKQVGSPIRRPNDQRKTLIGLGLNKMHRVSELEDSPEVRGMIRKVHHLVEVVEG; the protein is encoded by the coding sequence ATGGCTAAAGTGAAAATCAAACAGGTGGGATCACCCATCCGCCGTCCAAATGACCAGCGCAAAACGCTGATCGGTCTGGGCTTGAACAAGATGCACCGGGTTTCCGAACTGGAAGATTCACCCGAAGTACGCGGCATGATCCGCAAGGTGCATCATCTGGTAGAGGTTGTTGAAGGATAA
- a CDS encoding 50S ribosomal protein L23, whose protein sequence is MAKKEAIDIRHYDVIVGPHITEKSTLLSEHNAVVFKVANTATKPQIKAAIEALFDVKVKGVNTLVQKGKTKKWKGRPYTRNDVKKAVVTLAEGQTIDITTGV, encoded by the coding sequence ATGGCTAAAAAAGAAGCAATCGACATTCGTCACTATGACGTAATTGTTGGCCCGCACATCACCGAGAAGTCTACACTTCTTAGCGAGCATAATGCAGTGGTTTTCAAAGTTGCGAACACCGCAACCAAGCCGCAGATTAAAGCCGCTATCGAGGCGCTGTTTGATGTTAAAGTCAAAGGCGTCAACACGCTGGTGCAAAAGGGCAAGACCAAGAAGTGGAAGGGTCGCCCCTATACACGCAATGATGTAAAAAAGGCTGTTGTGACTTTGGCTGAAGGCCAGACGATCGACATCACCACGGGAGTTTAA
- the rplB gene encoding 50S ribosomal protein L2 has product MALKSYKPTTPAQRGLILVDKSGLWKGRPVKKLVEGKNKTGGRNNKGHVTSRGIAGGHKQKYRLIDFKRRKWNMAATVERLEYDPNRTAFIALLKYEDGELAYIIAPQRLDVGDSVIAGEKVDVKPGNAMLLSQMPVGTIIHNVEMKPGKGGQIARSAGAYVQIVGRDRGMVIVRMKSGEQRYLRSDCMATVGAVSNPDNSNQNFGKAGRTRWKGRRPLTRGVAKNPVDHPHGGGEGRTSGGRHPVTPWGKPTKGARTRKNKTTDKMIIRSRHSKKKR; this is encoded by the coding sequence ATGGCATTAAAATCCTATAAACCGACAACCCCCGCACAGCGTGGTCTTATCCTTGTTGATAAGAGCGGCTTGTGGAAAGGCCGTCCGGTCAAAAAACTTGTCGAAGGCAAGAATAAAACCGGCGGACGTAACAACAAAGGCCATGTCACATCGCGCGGCATTGCTGGCGGCCACAAACAAAAATATCGCCTGATCGATTTCAAGCGGCGCAAATGGAACATGGCTGCCACCGTTGAGCGGCTTGAATATGATCCCAACCGTACTGCGTTCATCGCGCTTCTGAAATATGAAGATGGTGAGCTGGCCTATATCATTGCACCGCAGCGTCTCGACGTTGGTGATAGTGTGATTGCGGGCGAAAAAGTTGACGTGAAGCCTGGCAATGCCATGCTTCTGTCGCAGATGCCGGTTGGTACGATCATCCACAATGTGGAAATGAAGCCAGGCAAGGGTGGTCAGATTGCTCGCTCTGCCGGCGCTTATGTCCAGATTGTTGGTCGTGACCGCGGCATGGTTATCGTTCGCATGAAATCAGGCGAACAACGTTATTTGCGCAGCGATTGCATGGCGACAGTTGGCGCGGTTTCAAACCCCGATAACTCGAACCAGAATTTCGGTAAAGCAGGTCGTACCCGCTGGAAGGGCCGTCGTCCTTTGACACGTGGTGTGGCTAAAAACCCCGTCGATCACCCGCATGGTGGTGGTGAAGGTCGGACCTCCGGTGGTCGTCACCCGGTTACGCCTTGGGGTAAGCCAACCAAGGGTGCTCGTACCCGCAAGAATAAAACGACCGACAAGATGATTATCCGGTCGCGTCATTCCAAGAAGAAGAGGTAA
- the rpsE gene encoding 30S ribosomal protein S5, which yields MADEKTTPEGAAQPGTTGEGNQPEAAVAPENKTGGPERQGRGGDNRGGNRGGGPGGNNRGGNNRGGRDGGRGGRGNNDGGEELIEKLVHINRVSKTVKGGKRFGFAALVIVGDGKGRAGFGKGKAREVPEAITKATAAAKKAMVRVPLKEGRTLHHDGTGRFGAGNVTVRSAPPGTGIIAGGPMRAVFESLGVADVVTKSNGTANPYNMIRATFAALGEQTSPKAVSQRRGKKVTDLLGRGGASEAEAKAEAAAVTE from the coding sequence ATGGCTGATGAGAAAACAACACCTGAAGGTGCAGCACAGCCGGGGACCACTGGTGAAGGCAATCAGCCTGAAGCAGCTGTAGCACCTGAAAATAAAACTGGCGGTCCTGAACGTCAGGGTCGCGGCGGCGATAATCGCGGTGGAAACCGTGGTGGTGGCCCAGGCGGTAACAACCGTGGCGGTAATAATCGCGGAGGCCGTGATGGCGGACGTGGTGGTCGCGGGAATAATGACGGCGGCGAAGAGCTGATCGAGAAACTGGTTCACATCAACCGTGTTTCCAAAACCGTAAAAGGCGGCAAACGCTTTGGTTTTGCTGCTCTGGTCATCGTCGGTGATGGCAAAGGCCGTGCAGGCTTCGGTAAGGGCAAGGCGCGCGAAGTGCCTGAAGCTATTACAAAAGCGACTGCAGCGGCCAAAAAAGCCATGGTTCGTGTGCCTTTGAAAGAAGGCCGGACATTGCACCATGACGGTACCGGTCGTTTTGGCGCCGGTAACGTGACCGTGCGTTCAGCGCCTCCAGGAACCGGCATTATTGCTGGTGGTCCAATGCGCGCTGTTTTTGAAAGCCTTGGTGTTGCCGATGTGGTTACCAAGTCTAACGGCACTGCTAACCCATATAACATGATCCGGGCGACCTTTGCAGCGCTTGGTGAGCAGACCAGCCCGAAAGCGGTTTCTCAGCGTCGCGGTAAGAAAGTTACCGATTTGCTGGGTCGCGGGGGTGCTTCTGAAGCAGAGGCGAAAGCCGAAGCTGCGGCTGTAACGGAGTAA
- the rpmC gene encoding 50S ribosomal protein L29, whose protein sequence is MADKKNGGSAKIEDMRTKTDDQLTADLGDLKKEAFNLRFQAATNQLEKPSRMREVRRTIAQIKTLQNERLAAATSKTTAKEKA, encoded by the coding sequence ATGGCTGACAAAAAAAATGGCGGTAGCGCCAAGATCGAAGATATGCGGACGAAAACCGACGATCAATTGACCGCCGATCTGGGTGATTTGAAAAAAGAGGCCTTTAACCTCCGCTTTCAGGCCGCGACCAACCAGCTCGAAAAACCGAGTCGGATGCGTGAAGTCCGTCGGACTATTGCACAGATTAAAACGCTGCAGAACGAGCGTCTCGCCGCTGCGACGTCCAAAACTACCGCCAAAGAAAAGGCGTAA
- the secY gene encoding preprotein translocase subunit SecY, with translation MASRADQVAANLSLSKFGEATELRQRIWFTLGALVIFRLLSFVPLPGVDPVVLADLYKQTQGGVLDIFNTFSGGSLERMSLIALGVMPYITASIVVQLAAALSPTLAAIKKDGEAGRKKLNQYTRYGTVGLTAVQGYFIAVGLESFASQSGLQAVVMPGIGFRVGAVISLVGGTLFLMWLGEQITSRGIGNGISLIIMAGIVAQMPRFVGNLMEGSRTGSYGPVLILGLLGMVIGLILFISFMERAQRRVLIQYPKRATQNGVMQADRSHLPLKVNTAGVIPPIFASSLLLMPLTISQFAGNTTQGESAFGDFIIALNQYLAHGQPLYMLLYASGIVFFCFFYTAVVFNPEETAENLKKNGGFVPGIRPGKNTADYLDYVLTRITVVGAAYLAFVCVLPEYVMAQTNLPLFFLGGTSLLIVVNVTVDTVTQIQSHLLALQYGDLLKKAKLKGGRRKR, from the coding sequence ATGGCATCAAGAGCCGATCAAGTCGCAGCAAATCTCAGTCTTTCCAAATTTGGCGAAGCGACTGAATTGCGTCAACGCATCTGGTTTACACTGGGCGCGCTGGTTATTTTCCGTTTGCTGAGCTTTGTTCCGCTTCCAGGTGTCGATCCCGTTGTATTGGCAGATCTGTACAAGCAGACCCAGGGCGGCGTGCTTGATATTTTCAACACCTTCTCCGGTGGTTCGCTGGAACGTATGAGCCTTATCGCCCTGGGCGTCATGCCATATATTACCGCCTCTATTGTGGTGCAATTGGCAGCAGCACTGTCTCCCACTCTCGCCGCTATCAAGAAAGACGGCGAAGCAGGCCGCAAGAAACTCAACCAATATACCCGCTATGGTACGGTTGGTCTAACCGCCGTGCAGGGTTATTTTATTGCGGTCGGGCTTGAAAGCTTTGCTTCGCAATCCGGTCTTCAAGCCGTGGTTATGCCGGGCATAGGTTTCCGCGTAGGTGCAGTTATCAGCCTTGTCGGCGGAACACTGTTCCTGATGTGGCTGGGCGAACAGATTACCAGTCGCGGTATCGGCAACGGTATCTCGCTGATCATCATGGCCGGTATTGTTGCGCAAATGCCGCGCTTTGTCGGTAACCTTATGGAAGGCAGCCGCACCGGCTCTTATGGCCCCGTACTTATTCTTGGCCTACTTGGTATGGTGATCGGATTGATCCTTTTCATCAGCTTTATGGAGCGAGCCCAGAGACGTGTGCTGATACAATATCCCAAACGCGCCACGCAAAATGGGGTGATGCAGGCGGATCGCAGCCATTTGCCGCTTAAAGTGAACACCGCTGGTGTCATCCCGCCGATTTTTGCTTCGTCGCTACTGCTGATGCCACTGACAATCAGCCAGTTTGCCGGCAACACCACCCAAGGCGAAAGTGCTTTTGGTGATTTCATCATCGCATTGAACCAATATCTCGCCCACGGCCAGCCGCTCTATATGCTGCTCTATGCATCGGGTATTGTCTTCTTCTGTTTCTTTTACACTGCGGTTGTTTTCAACCCCGAAGAGACAGCCGAGAACCTCAAGAAAAATGGTGGTTTCGTTCCCGGCATTCGTCCCGGCAAAAACACAGCCGATTATCTCGATTATGTTTTGACGCGGATCACTGTCGTTGGCGCGGCCTATCTGGCCTTCGTCTGTGTGCTTCCGGAATATGTGATGGCGCAAACCAATTTGCCGCTATTCTTCCTCGGCGGCACCAGCTTGCTGATTGTGGTCAACGTAACGGTTGATACAGTGACCCAAATCCAGAGCCATTTGCTCGCGCTGCAATATGGCGATCTGCTGAAAAAAGCGAAACTCAAGGGCGGTCGGCGCAAACGCTAG
- the rplP gene encoding 50S ribosomal protein L16, producing MLQPKKHKFRKAFKGRIKGNAPGGTTLNFGSYGLKAMEPDRITARQIEAARRAITRHIKRQGRLWIRIFPDVPVSKKPAEVRQGKGKGSVEYWAARVKPGRIMFELDGVPGPIAAVAFERAAMKLPIKTKVVARLGDTSHLEG from the coding sequence ATGCTGCAACCCAAGAAACATAAATTCCGCAAGGCTTTCAAAGGCCGGATAAAAGGCAATGCGCCCGGCGGTACGACACTGAACTTTGGGTCTTATGGCCTCAAAGCGATGGAGCCAGACCGGATTACCGCGCGTCAGATCGAAGCGGCTCGCCGTGCGATCACCCGTCACATCAAACGGCAAGGCCGTTTGTGGATCCGTATTTTCCCGGACGTGCCGGTTTCAAAGAAGCCCGCTGAAGTCCGTCAGGGTAAAGGTAAGGGTTCGGTTGAATATTGGGCGGCACGGGTAAAACCAGGCCGGATCATGTTTGAACTTGACGGTGTTCCCGGGCCAATTGCAGCGGTTGCTTTCGAGCGCGCAGCGATGAAGCTTCCTATCAAAACCAAAGTTGTGGCGCGTCTCGGCGACACCTCGCATCTGGAGGGTTAA
- the rplO gene encoding 50S ribosomal protein L15, with amino-acid sequence MKLNELRDNDGARKSRMRVGRGIGSGKGKTAGRGQKGQKSRSGVAIKGFEGGQMPLHMRLPKRGFNNPFGTDYAEVNLGMIQKFIDSKRLANKGTLDHAALKEAGLARGGKDGVRLLAKGELTAKITISVAGASKAAVEAVEKAGGKVEILAAGGERRPKGEKKATPSKPAAEKKAAKKAANKAKKKA; translated from the coding sequence ATGAAATTAAACGAACTTAGAGACAATGACGGCGCACGCAAGTCACGCATGCGCGTCGGCCGTGGTATCGGTTCCGGCAAAGGTAAGACTGCTGGACGCGGCCAAAAAGGTCAAAAATCCCGTTCCGGTGTAGCGATTAAAGGCTTTGAAGGCGGCCAGATGCCGCTTCACATGCGTCTGCCAAAGCGCGGTTTTAACAACCCGTTCGGTACCGATTATGCTGAAGTGAATCTTGGCATGATCCAGAAATTCATCGACAGCAAACGTCTCGCCAACAAAGGCACGCTTGATCACGCGGCTTTGAAAGAAGCAGGCCTGGCGCGCGGCGGCAAAGACGGTGTTCGTTTGCTGGCCAAAGGCGAGTTGACAGCCAAAATAACCATTTCGGTGGCTGGTGCTTCCAAGGCGGCGGTTGAAGCTGTTGAAAAAGCGGGCGGCAAGGTCGAAATATTGGCAGCAGGCGGCGAGCGTCGTCCTAAAGGCGAAAAGAAGGCCACTCCTTCCAAGCCTGCCGCCGAGAAAAAAGCAGCGAAAAAAGCAGCGAACAAAGCCAAAAAGAAGGCTTGA
- the rplX gene encoding 50S ribosomal protein L24, whose product MANAKIKKGDTVVVLSGKDKGKSGEVTKVMPKDSKVIVAGANVAIRHRKPTQANPQGGLERREAPMHISKVALADPKDGKPTRVRFEKSKDGKMQRVAVKSGEKVDG is encoded by the coding sequence ATGGCCAATGCAAAGATTAAAAAGGGCGACACCGTTGTTGTCCTGTCCGGCAAGGACAAAGGCAAATCCGGTGAAGTGACGAAGGTCATGCCAAAAGATAGCAAAGTGATTGTCGCTGGTGCGAATGTTGCCATTCGTCACCGCAAACCGACCCAGGCCAATCCGCAAGGTGGTCTGGAACGCCGTGAAGCACCGATGCATATCAGCAAAGTGGCTTTGGCGGATCCGAAAGACGGCAAGCCAACGCGAGTTCGCTTTGAAAAGTCAAAAGACGGAAAAATGCAGCGTGTAGCTGTCAAGTCCGGGGAGAAAGTCGATGGCTGA
- the rplE gene encoding 50S ribosomal protein L5, which translates to MADKYVARMRKKYDDDIIKAMQEKFNYSNHMEVPKISKITLNMGVGEGSQDKKKTTKAAEEMELIAGQKPVITTAKTSIATFKLREGMPIGCKVTLRRERMYEFLDRLITVAMPRIRDFRGLNPKSFDGRGNFAMGLKEQIVFPEIAYDDIDVVRGMDVIVTTTAKTDDEARELLKLFGFPFPKEEEAEAKAAA; encoded by the coding sequence ATGGCTGATAAATATGTAGCCCGCATGCGCAAAAAATATGACGACGACATCATCAAGGCGATGCAAGAGAAATTCAACTATTCCAACCACATGGAAGTTCCAAAGATCAGCAAAATTACGCTGAACATGGGCGTCGGTGAAGGTAGCCAGGATAAGAAAAAAACGACCAAGGCGGCTGAGGAAATGGAATTGATTGCTGGCCAGAAGCCGGTGATTACCACGGCCAAAACCTCGATCGCGACGTTCAAGTTGCGTGAAGGCATGCCGATTGGTTGTAAAGTTACCCTGCGCCGTGAGCGGATGTATGAGTTTCTTGATCGGCTGATTACAGTTGCCATGCCTCGTATCCGGGATTTCCGTGGTTTGAACCCGAAAAGCTTTGATGGTCGCGGCAACTTCGCGATGGGCCTCAAAGAGCAGATCGTTTTTCCGGAAATCGCATATGACGACATCGATGTCGTACGCGGCATGGACGTGATCGTTACGACAACGGCGAAAACCGACGACGAAGCGCGCGAACTGTTGAAACTTTTCGGTTTCCCGTTCCCGAAAGAAGAAGAAGCAGAAGCAAAAGCAGCGGCATAG
- the rpsS gene encoding 30S ribosomal protein S19, whose translation MARSIKKGPFVDLHLLKKAQTAQEENKRTPIKTWSRRSTVLPDFVGLTFNVYNGMKFIPVSVNEDMVGHKLGEFAPTRNYYGHGADKKGKK comes from the coding sequence ATGGCTCGTTCCATCAAAAAAGGTCCATTTGTTGACCTCCACCTGCTGAAAAAAGCGCAGACCGCTCAGGAAGAGAATAAGCGTACACCGATCAAAACATGGTCGCGTCGTTCCACCGTTCTTCCGGATTTCGTTGGCCTGACGTTTAATGTTTATAACGGCATGAAGTTCATTCCGGTTTCCGTGAATGAAGACATGGTCGGTCACAAGCTTGGCGAGTTCGCTCCTACGCGTAACTATTATGGCCACGGCGCTGACAAAAAAGGCAAGAAATAA
- the rpsH gene encoding 30S ribosomal protein S8 yields MAFTDPLGDMLTRIRNGQQARKDSVVTPASKLRGAVLEVLQREGYIRGYSEEEVNKHPGLRIELKYFEGEPAIRHVARVSKPGRRIYSGSDELPTVRNGLGITIVSTPKGVLSDAEARQQNVGGEVLAEVF; encoded by the coding sequence ATGGCTTTTACCGATCCCTTGGGTGACATGCTCACCCGCATCCGCAACGGACAACAGGCACGCAAAGACAGCGTCGTAACCCCTGCGTCCAAATTGCGTGGTGCAGTTCTCGAAGTTTTGCAGCGCGAAGGTTATATTCGTGGCTACAGCGAAGAAGAGGTGAACAAACACCCTGGTCTTCGTATTGAACTGAAATATTTTGAAGGCGAGCCGGCGATCCGCCACGTAGCTCGCGTTTCAAAGCCCGGTCGCCGGATCTACAGTGGCTCTGATGAGCTGCCAACGGTTCGCAATGGCTTGGGCATCACAATCGTATCCACGCCAAAAGGTGTTTTGTCTGACGCAGAAGCGCGCCAGCAAAATGTCGGCGGCGAAGTACTGGCTGAGGTATTCTAA
- the rplR gene encoding 50S ribosomal protein L18 yields MAKISQFKRRQQRVRSKLRKRGLSKPRLSIHRTSRHIYAQVIDDAEGKTVAAASTIDKASKVKTGADSKAAADVGKRVAEAAKKAGVKEVIFDRGGFLYHGRVKALADAAREGGLEF; encoded by the coding sequence ATGGCCAAAATTTCTCAATTCAAACGGCGCCAGCAACGCGTTCGCAGCAAACTGCGGAAGCGCGGGCTCTCCAAGCCTCGTTTGTCCATTCATCGCACAAGCCGCCATATCTATGCGCAGGTTATTGATGATGCCGAGGGCAAAACTGTGGCTGCGGCTTCGACCATCGACAAGGCGTCTAAAGTAAAAACCGGCGCTGACAGCAAAGCGGCTGCAGATGTTGGCAAACGGGTAGCAGAAGCTGCGAAAAAAGCTGGCGTAAAAGAAGTAATTTTTGACCGTGGCGGGTTTCTGTATCACGGACGTGTGAAGGCTCTGGCCGACGCAGCACGTGAAGGCGGATTGGAGTTTTAA
- the rplV gene encoding 50S ribosomal protein L22, translating into MGKASSPRRVGDNEALAVGNSIRGSAQKLNLVAQLIRGRKAEDALNILSFSKKAMAKDVSKVLASAIANAENNHNLDVDALIVQEASVGKGITMKRFKARARGRSAQILKPFSRVRIVVREHEEEEKA; encoded by the coding sequence ATGGGTAAGGCATCATCACCGCGCCGCGTTGGCGACAATGAAGCTTTGGCTGTTGGCAACTCCATCCGTGGATCTGCTCAAAAGCTGAATCTTGTTGCGCAGCTTATTCGCGGCCGCAAAGCGGAAGACGCGCTGAACATTCTTTCTTTCTCCAAAAAAGCAATGGCGAAAGATGTCAGCAAAGTTTTGGCTTCGGCAATCGCGAACGCAGAAAACAACCATAATCTGGATGTGGATGCGTTGATCGTTCAGGAAGCCAGTGTCGGCAAGGGCATCACAATGAAGCGTTTCAAAGCGCGTGCACGTGGTCGCTCTGCTCAAATTCTTAAGCCATTCAGCCGCGTTCGCATTGTCGTTCGCGAGCATGAAGAAGAAGAAAAGGCGTAA
- the rplF gene encoding 50S ribosomal protein L6: protein MSRIGKKAVAIPDGVTASMEDGLVKVKGPKGELTTPMVDDLSYELGDGGLQVTPANKSKTARSYWGMQRTLVQNLVDGVTEGFTKVLEITGVGYRAAVQGKTLNLQLGYSHDVNFPIPEGITIKTPDQTTVEISGIDKQQVGQVAAEIRRWRKPEPYKGKGIKYRGEYVFRKEGKKK from the coding sequence ATGTCCCGTATCGGAAAAAAAGCAGTAGCAATTCCTGATGGCGTAACAGCCAGCATGGAAGACGGCCTGGTCAAGGTCAAAGGACCAAAGGGCGAGCTAACGACCCCGATGGTTGATGACCTGTCCTATGAATTGGGTGATGGCGGTTTGCAGGTAACGCCTGCCAACAAGTCAAAAACTGCGCGTTCCTATTGGGGCATGCAGCGTACCCTGGTTCAAAATCTTGTCGACGGCGTCACCGAAGGCTTTACCAAAGTCCTCGAAATTACCGGCGTTGGTTATCGTGCAGCGGTTCAGGGCAAGACCCTCAACTTGCAGCTTGGTTATAGTCATGATGTGAACTTCCCTATTCCGGAAGGCATTACGATCAAGACTCCAGATCAGACCACGGTCGAGATTTCGGGTATTGATAAACAGCAGGTTGGTCAGGTTGCCGCAGAAATCCGGCGCTGGCGCAAACCCGAGCCATATAAAGGCAAGGGCATTAAATATCGCGGCGAATATGTTTTCCGCAAAGAAGGGAAGAAGAAATAG
- the rplN gene encoding 50S ribosomal protein L14 produces MIQMQSNLEVADNSGAKRVQCIKVLGGSKRRFAGVGDIIVVSIKEAAPRGKVKKGDVHRAVIVRTKKDIRRKDGSVIRFDSNAAVLVNNAQEPIGTRIFGPVVRELRAKKHMKIISLAPEVL; encoded by the coding sequence ATGATCCAGATGCAATCGAACCTGGAGGTCGCTGACAACAGCGGAGCCAAACGCGTACAGTGCATTAAGGTGCTCGGCGGTTCAAAACGCCGTTTTGCTGGCGTTGGTGACATTATTGTTGTGTCGATCAAAGAAGCTGCTCCGCGCGGCAAGGTCAAAAAAGGTGACGTTCACCGGGCCGTGATCGTGCGCACGAAGAAAGATATCCGCCGCAAAGACGGTTCGGTTATCCGTTTCGACAGCAATGCTGCAGTTCTGGTCAATAACGCGCAGGAGCCTATCGGCACGCGTATCTTTGGCCCGGTGGTTCGCGAGTTGCGCGCCAAGAAGCACATGAAAATCATCAGCCTTGCGCCGGAGGTACTATAA
- the rpsN gene encoding 30S ribosomal protein S14 translates to MAKLSSINKNERRKKLVKKYAGRYAKLKAMANDQSLDETERLMARLKMAEIPRNGNPTRVRNRCETTGRPRGYYRKFRLCRIELRDMANHGLIPGVTKSSW, encoded by the coding sequence ATGGCGAAACTGAGTTCCATTAATAAAAACGAACGTCGCAAGAAGCTGGTGAAGAAATATGCCGGTCGTTATGCGAAGTTGAAGGCGATGGCCAACGATCAGTCTCTTGACGAGACCGAGCGGTTGATGGCGCGCCTCAAAATGGCGGAAATCCCGCGCAACGGTAACCCAACCCGCGTGCGTAACCGCTGTGAAACCACAGGACGTCCTCGCGGCTATTACCGCAAGTTCCGTCTCTGCCGCATTGAGCTGCGCGACATGGCCAACCATGGCCTGATCCCCGGCGTAACGAAATCAAGCTGGTAA
- the rpsC gene encoding 30S ribosomal protein S3, giving the protein MGQKSNPIGLRLQINRTWDSRWYAEGSNYGDLLMEDIKMRKYIIENLSQAAISKVVIERPAKTCRVSIYAARPGVIIGKKGADIEKLRRKLSDMSNGDVSLNIVEIRKPEVDAQLVAQGIGDQLIRRVAFRRAMKRAVQSALRLGAEGIKIVCGGRLGGAEIARVEWYREGRVPLHTLRANIDYAEYEALTAYGIIGIKVWIFKGEILGHDPMAQDRLMVEAQTSGVRPHHQR; this is encoded by the coding sequence ATGGGTCAAAAGAGTAATCCTATCGGGCTTCGCCTGCAGATTAACCGGACTTGGGATAGCCGCTGGTATGCGGAAGGTTCCAACTATGGCGATCTCTTGATGGAAGACATCAAGATGCGGAAATATATTATTGAGAATCTTTCTCAGGCTGCAATTTCTAAAGTTGTGATCGAGCGTCCTGCGAAAACATGCCGCGTTTCAATCTATGCCGCTCGCCCCGGTGTTATCATCGGCAAAAAAGGCGCGGACATTGAAAAGCTGCGTCGCAAGTTGAGCGATATGTCGAACGGCGATGTGTCTTTGAATATTGTTGAAATTCGCAAGCCGGAAGTTGACGCGCAACTGGTGGCACAGGGTATTGGCGATCAGCTGATCCGACGTGTGGCATTCCGTCGCGCCATGAAGCGCGCTGTGCAGTCGGCTCTTCGTCTGGGCGCTGAAGGTATTAAAATTGTTTGTGGTGGTCGTTTGGGTGGAGCAGAAATTGCCCGCGTTGAATGGTACCGTGAAGGCCGCGTGCCGCTCCATACGCTACGCGCCAATATTGACTATGCTGAATATGAAGCGCTGACCGCTTACGGCATCATCGGCATCAAGGTCTGGATTTTCAAAGGCGAGATATTGGGTCACGACCCGATGGCTCAAGATCGGTTGATGGTGGAAGCGCAGACTTCCGGCGTTCGTCCGCATCACCAACGTTGA